The proteins below come from a single Chryseobacterium nepalense genomic window:
- a CDS encoding GNAT family N-acetyltransferase yields the protein METTKVVLGNVRGEIQLFSDENKAGKMDISVMGNKLTVYHTEVSEEYAGKGFAKILLDKLVSYARENDLKIVPLCPYVHAQFKRNPELYNDVWLKEE from the coding sequence ATGGAAACAACGAAAGTAGTTTTAGGAAACGTAAGAGGAGAAATACAGCTTTTTTCAGACGAAAACAAAGCCGGAAAAATGGATATTTCAGTAATGGGAAACAAATTGACCGTTTATCACACTGAAGTCAGCGAAGAATATGCAGGAAAGGGTTTTGCCAAAATATTATTGGATAAGCTGGTTTCGTATGCAAGAGAAAATGATCTTAAAATCGTACCGTTGTGTCCGTATGTTCATGCCCAGTTCAAAAGAAATCCGGAATTGTACAACGATGTCTGGCTAAAAGAAGAATAA
- a CDS encoding ring-cleaving dioxygenase, giving the protein MNNRILGLHHITAIADNAKRNLDFYTQVLGVRLVKKTVNFDDPGTYHFYFGNEEGTPGTILTFFPWEGIGKGTNGAGLATHIGYSIPKGSIDFWKNRLQQFNVNAEEGEIFGEKLISFKDPDGLQLQFIESSTDERKVWTTEDIKEENALKGFHNVTLSLKKAEPTIKVLTDIFGYDLQKQEGERYRFATDAVETANRVDIIENDKLLLGRNAAGTNHHVAFRVKDDNVLMEFREKVLSAGLNITPKIDRDYFYSLYFREPGGVLFEIATDNPGFTVDEPLNELGTSLKLPKQHEGLREKIEEALPKLS; this is encoded by the coding sequence ATGAACAATAGAATTTTAGGGCTGCACCATATCACTGCGATCGCAGACAACGCCAAAAGAAATTTAGATTTTTATACTCAGGTATTGGGGGTAAGACTGGTTAAGAAAACTGTCAATTTTGATGATCCCGGAACCTACCACTTTTATTTCGGAAATGAAGAAGGAACACCCGGAACTATTCTGACCTTCTTCCCGTGGGAAGGAATAGGAAAAGGAACAAACGGAGCGGGATTGGCCACGCACATCGGCTATTCAATTCCCAAAGGAAGTATTGATTTCTGGAAAAACAGACTGCAGCAGTTTAATGTAAATGCGGAAGAGGGAGAAATATTCGGTGAAAAACTGATTTCATTTAAAGATCCGGATGGTTTACAGCTGCAGTTTATCGAATCTTCCACAGATGAAAGAAAAGTCTGGACAACAGAAGACATCAAAGAAGAAAATGCTTTGAAAGGATTTCACAATGTAACGCTTTCATTAAAAAAAGCAGAACCCACCATAAAAGTTTTAACGGATATCTTCGGATATGATCTCCAGAAACAGGAAGGTGAAAGATACCGTTTTGCTACAGATGCAGTTGAAACTGCCAACCGGGTTGATATTATTGAAAATGATAAATTGTTATTGGGAAGGAATGCGGCAGGAACCAATCACCATGTTGCTTTCAGAGTGAAAGATGATAATGTGTTGATGGAATTCCGTGAAAAAGTCCTTTCCGCAGGTTTGAATATCACTCCGAAAATCGACAGAGATTATTTTTATTCACTGTATTTCCGTGAACCGGGCGGTGTTTTATTCGAAATTGCTACCGATAATCCTGGATTCACCGTAGATGAACCTTTAAACGAGTTGGGAACAAGCTTAAAACTTCCGAAACAGCACGAGGGTTTACGTGAAAAAATAGAAGAGGCATTGCCGAAGTTATCATAG